The genome window AGTAACCACACATCCCTACCTGAAGAAAGGAGACAAACTGCAGAAGCAGCAAAGCGGAGAGCAATTGAGATTCTGAGAGATGCCCTGAAGAAGAAGGACCGAGTGCTGATGGAGAAGCCCCAGGAGCTGTTTTTGGATGATAGTGGAGATCCCAAATCCTGGATGAAACGCCATGTGATACTGACAGAAGAGTTAGTTCGAGATCTCATCTCAGAGCTGGAAGCTGTGAAGTTTAAGGAGGATCTAACCAGGGAAAATAATGACGCATATATTTATTCAGAGTCTGGTGACAAAACAGTGTATTTGTGCCCACTGTTCTGGAAGGCTTCTACACATCTTGGAGAAGGGTCTCAGTCAGGGACTCTTATCCATGAAGTGTCTCACTTCCTGGGGATACGAGATATCAACCATCCCAAGGAGAGTATCGATGTTGCCTTTGCCTGGAGAGGGAAGTTGGCAAAGTTGAAAGTTGGTTCAGAACCCAGTGTCCCAGATCTGAATTCCCTTGCAAAAGCACTATTAAATGCTAACAACATTGAGTGTGAATTTGAAATTACCCTAAATCACAAAGGAAGATACGAGAAGGGACGATACTCCTGCTGTGGGGAAAAAGCCAAGCACTCAGTTTGTGAGAGAGCTGTGCCTGATGAGTTTCTTACCTGCAATTTCCAAGGAAGGTAAGCAACTCTCCTTTCCCATGGGCAGTGCATGTTGTGGGTGGTTCCCTCACTATTGACTGTATAGCACTGGTGCCTAGGGACCCCACACAGGGATTGCATCCCcatggtgctaggggctgtactcagggaagacagcccttgccccagGGCGCTCGCAATCCAGGATTATAATAAGGTACAAATGGGTGGAAGAAAGACAACCAGGGCAAGGGGTGAGAGGAGACGGGGACAGTAAAACGAACACCATGCGCCAGCCCCTGAGCTGGTGCAGACCAGggtggcatagctccatttactGCAATGGAACCAATTGCACTAGCTGAGACCTGCTCACACCTCTACGTAACAGCTCACACATCTCAGCCTTCCTCGCGCCAGCCACTGCCAGACTACAGCCATTGTCAGCGTAGTCACGGTCAGACTAGCCACTGCCAGCCAGCCATTGTTTCATTGGGCACCAGGGCAGGGGTAAAGCTGAAGGAGGATTGAAGAGGACGAGGTGGGCGTTTAGGAGACGGTATGAAGGTGCTGGTGGATGAAAGACCAGCCGGCAGTAAGGGATGAAGTAACGGGTAGAGGGAAGGCCGAGGTCAGCGCTGTGGTACtgtaactcaggggttctcaacctttttctttctgagcgccccccccccctgcaagatgctataaaaactccacggcccccctgtgccacaacaactgttttcctgcatataaaagccagggccggccttaggggcACCAAGCAGGACAAGTGCCCAGGGTCTCACATCACAGGGGGCCcagcaaagctacattgctccgGCTTCAACTTCAGCCCCAGGGTTCAGCCCCGTGCAgccgggctttggctttctgccctgggccccagcaaatctcatgccggccctgcttggcggatCCCCTGAAACCTACTCGTGACCCCCCCAGGGGGTCCCGGattcctggttgagaatcactgctataactgatgggggggggggggggcggggactgaACAGGGAAGGGCCCAACCAGCGAaggccaggagctggggtttgacatgggggaggagagggaaccaGGGGAGTGACACAACAGGGTGATGTGGTTGGAGCAGACAGCCAGGAAGCTCATCCCAGGAGGAGGGTTTGAACGAGCCTGAGGGGGAGATGATCAGGCCTGGGCCCCACAAATCAGAACGTCTGGTTTCttttttaagttaatttttaaagcggtgtgtggggggtgttgtTTGTGTTTCCCTACCTGGGTGTGTGTTGGAGTCGAACCCTCTCCGTGGAATCGACTCTTAAGTTAACCTCTGGGCAGTTTATTCCACAATTTTCCCTTAAGGGTGTTTTCACATTCCTGTAAATCACCGGCTACTGGTCCCTCTTGGAGACACACCACAAGTCTTCTGCAGATGTGCCGttgatctgatccagtgtggcaattccAATGGTCCTAAGTTAAATTCTGGGTCTTTATCCAAATGAAACCTACTGAGGTTCACCCGTCACCAAGGCCCAAactcagccctggtgtaagtggATGgagctcccatggaagtcaatgggagcaggtccAGACTGCACaagaaggggcaggagcagggatctTAGACCTGGAgactaatttttcctttttttccctcatTTCTGTCAGTTTGTCAATAATGAAGGACATTGATGAACTACTGACGTTATTGCCAGCAAGAGACAGAGTGAAGAGACACATAGATGAGCTTCGGGAAATTGCAGATGCTCTTGACAAGATCCACAAAGGAGCGACAATAGCAAACATTGCTGGAGGGACAGTGGGAATTGCTGGGGGGATAACAACCATCGTAGGCCTCTGTCTCATTCCTGTTACAT of Chrysemys picta bellii isolate R12L10 chromosome 11, ASM1138683v2, whole genome shotgun sequence contains these proteins:
- the LOC101945556 gene encoding uncharacterized protein LOC101945556, with translation MSCQEIITSSVTSHGRMWSTSKASYSSSNHTSLPEERRQTAEAAKRRAIEILRDALKKKDRVLMEKPQELFLDDSGDPKSWMKRHVILTEELVRDLISELEAVKFKEDLTRENNDAYIYSESGDKTVYLCPLFWKASTHLGEGSQSGTLIHEVSHFLGIRDINHPKESIDVAFAWRGKLAKLKVGSEPSVPDLNSLAKALLNANNIECEFEITLNHKGRYEKGRYSCCGEKAKHSVCERAVPDEFLTCNFQGSLSIMKDIDELLTLLPARDRVKRHIDELREIADALDKIHKGATIANIAGGTVGIAGGITTIVGLCLIPVTFGASLIVSLTGLAVSTAGGLTSAAATTTDIVTSTVKRETVEKVLQECQTDVEHIKDYAERIAEKIQNLKDNEKKGFVLAIPQIGSGAGRAVLNTMKMVKAGQLLANVGRIARFAGAATHVLTALTLGLDIFFVAKDSMDLHKGAKTELAAKVREAVNEMEQMIDDFNKMVKALTFLWPSLTKPWLG